One genomic region from Acidimicrobiia bacterium encodes:
- a CDS encoding lycopene cyclase domain-containing protein, with protein sequence MPEYTGTAAGAVVAVVALELALLRTGLFRRVAFWVTMVICFAFQIPVDGWLTKRSAPIVRYRSAATIGVRFPWSIPVEDFLFGFALLALVLLLWEWAGRGRSRRAIGPL encoded by the coding sequence GTGCCTGAGTACACCGGCACGGCAGCCGGTGCGGTCGTCGCCGTGGTCGCGCTCGAGCTCGCCCTACTGCGAACCGGTCTGTTCCGGCGTGTCGCATTCTGGGTGACGATGGTCATCTGCTTCGCGTTCCAGATTCCCGTCGACGGCTGGCTCACCAAGCGGAGTGCGCCGATCGTCCGCTATCGGAGTGCGGCGACGATCGGGGTCCGATTTCCCTGGTCGATCCCGGTCGAGGACTTCCTGTTCGGCTTCGCGCTGCTCGCGCTGGTGCTCCTCTTGTGGGAGTGGGCCGGTCGCGGGCGCAGCCGCCGCGCGATCGGTCCGCTGTGA
- a CDS encoding lycopene cyclase domain-containing protein encodes MDQFQYLALMGACIVVTLPLELVLGARVYRSPARALCALVPAVALFAAWDAVAIARGDWWFARRYVTGWQAPVAIPLEELVFLVVVPLCALLTYEVVGGLLERDTRRA; translated from the coding sequence GTGGACCAGTTCCAGTACCTCGCCCTGATGGGTGCGTGCATCGTCGTGACGCTGCCGCTCGAGCTCGTCCTCGGTGCTCGTGTCTACCGCAGCCCGGCACGCGCGTTGTGCGCGCTCGTACCCGCGGTCGCACTGTTCGCCGCGTGGGACGCAGTCGCGATCGCGCGTGGCGACTGGTGGTTCGCCAGGCGCTACGTCACCGGCTGGCAGGCGCCGGTCGCGATCCCGCTCGAGGAGCTCGTCTTCCTCGTCGTCGTCCCACTCTGCGCCCTGCTCACGTACGAAGTCGTCGGAGGCCTGCTCGAGCGGGACACGCGGCGTGCCTGA
- a CDS encoding B12-binding domain-containing protein — MPDRQRVLSLEEAAERLGVHYMTAYRYVRLGRLPARQVNGRWTVRAADVAALTRRAHAPRARTAPRFSQYRDRLLRRLLEGDEAGAWGVVEAALAAGAQPRDIYLGALAPALREVGDEWAAGRITVADEHRAAAVASRLVGRLGPRFARRGRRRGTVVLGGAPGDEHGLPAAILADLLRGEGYAVVDHGANTPVDSFVGAARGADALVTVGVSVATGGNERRVRSAVRALHRAVPGVPVLVGGPAVPDDDTARSLGADGWAADGAGVVTVLEALTRRGA; from the coding sequence ATGCCGGATCGACAGCGCGTGCTCTCGCTGGAGGAGGCCGCCGAGCGTCTCGGCGTGCACTACATGACGGCATACCGGTACGTCCGCCTCGGACGGCTCCCCGCCCGGCAGGTCAACGGGCGATGGACGGTTCGCGCGGCCGATGTCGCGGCGCTCACCCGTCGAGCTCACGCCCCACGTGCCCGCACGGCACCGCGATTCTCGCAGTATCGCGATCGGCTGCTCAGGCGCCTCCTCGAAGGCGACGAGGCGGGAGCGTGGGGTGTCGTCGAGGCTGCCCTCGCAGCCGGCGCGCAGCCTCGCGACATCTACCTCGGCGCCCTCGCACCCGCCCTTCGCGAGGTCGGCGATGAGTGGGCTGCCGGGAGGATCACGGTGGCCGACGAGCACCGCGCCGCTGCCGTCGCGAGCAGGCTCGTCGGGCGTCTCGGCCCGAGGTTCGCGCGTCGGGGCCGACGCCGGGGAACGGTCGTGCTCGGCGGTGCGCCCGGCGACGAGCACGGACTGCCGGCCGCGATCCTCGCTGACCTGCTTCGCGGCGAGGGCTACGCAGTGGTCGACCACGGCGCGAACACGCCCGTGGATTCGTTCGTCGGCGCAGCGCGCGGTGCGGACGCGCTCGTCACGGTCGGAGTCAGTGTCGCGACCGGTGGGAACGAGCGACGCGTCCGGTCCGCGGTACGAGCCCTCCATCGCGCCGTGCCCGGCGTGCCTGTCCTCGTCGGGGGTCCGGCCGTCCCCGACGACGACACGGCGCGCTCGCTCGGCGCCGACGGCTGGGCCGCGGACGGAGCCGGCGTCGTGACGGTCCTCGAAGCTCTCACGCGTCGCGGGGCGTGA